The Eulemur rufifrons isolate Redbay chromosome 14, OSU_ERuf_1, whole genome shotgun sequence sequence gggttctagaccagcctgggcatcacagcaagactcttgtctctacaaaaacatgttttaaattagcagggcatggcacctgtagtcccagctactcaggaggctgaggctagaggatcgcttaagcctaggagttcaaggttatgccactgcaccccagcctcagcaaaagagcgaaaccttgtctctaaaaaaatttttttttaattaaaaaaaaaaagagatttaaaggGGAACAATTCTTTGGCTTTatgctctcattttcttttgcatatttacTCAGTGTGTGATTATGCATCCATTAGTATCTGTCAGGCCTGTGAATTGATCTGGGCTCACCCTGGCACGCCataaaaagtgctcaaaaaagTGCTCAATTCCGACATGCAGACCGAAGAGACTGGATTGCGTCCTGCACAGTTAGTGTTTCTCAAATGGAATAGGGGTTTCTGGGTTTCAAAATACATAGACTTCCTTCACCAACCACTCCAGAAGGGAAGGTGTCCTCACcctgcccactttttaaaatttatttatttattttagtgatagggtctcactctgttgtcccagctagagtgcagtggtgcaatcatagttcattATAACCCCTAATTTTGGGGCTCAAACGagcccactttttaaaatttatttatttattttagtgatagggtctcactctgttgtcccagctagagtgcagtggtgcaatcatagttcattATAACCCCTAATTTtggggctcaaacgatcctccagcCTAGTCTCCccaggtgggcaccaccacatccagctaatttttttgtagagacgggggtctcactatgttgcccaggctggtctcaagctcctggtctCGAGGAACCCTCCCCCCtgagcttcccaaagtgctgggattacagatgtgagccactgcgcccggcccccgcCCACTTTAAGAATCTGTGCGTGTGGCGAGACTGATCCTGAGGGACACgaggctggaggcaggaaaaAAGGTGCCAAGCATCGCTGTCACAGGGCCTGTGGGAGCAGAGGAGTAGACGAAAGCAGGAGAAGAATCTATGGACCTGGTGGGAAGGGTTGGTAAGGAGGAGGTGCCGGGTGGGGCAATGAGGTGGCAGACAGAGCCCCTGGACGTGTTCTTGACACCAGAGCTACAGGATGATCACATGCTCTCCCCGCCTTCTAGGGACGGTCCCCAGAGGCCTCGGTAACCTGCTCTGAAGAAAGTAAATACTCCACACAATCCATTGTTGTgtggtttattcatttgttttgttcGTGGCTGTGTCTGGGAAGGTGCCTGGCAGGCAGCTGGAGCAAGGCAGGAAGGAGCAAATGTTCTCCAAGGGCTCGGTGAGTCGCGGGGAGGCTCACCAGGTAACAGACGCCCGAGGATTACCCTTCCCACGTGGGAAAGGCTGCTGTGCCAATTAAGCAGGATCATGTACATGAAAGACCTGGGGGCTTAACAAACTCAGATTCAAAATCTGGGGAGAAGACAGGTGAAGGGGGGTCGGGATGGGAGGAGGTTGGCTGAGGAGTCCCTGGGGACAGCCCCATGGGAAACCTTCAGGGGTCTTCCGGGATCCCCCCACAGGCTCCAGCATGGCTGACACCCCAGCTCCACCCTGCGGACTGGCAGGAATTTGCTCTGGTGACCTCCCCAGGCACACTTCTGTCACCATGGCGACCAGCCACAAAACAAGCAGCCTGATTGTCCCTGCTCAGCGGGGCAGGTGAAACCCTGGCCACGTGACCGATACTGGGCCAGGTGCAGCTGTGGGacacctgccacctccccaccttAACCCATTCTATGCCACTGCCACCAGGGTGCAGTGTCCCTGCTGCCACAGGCCGCACCCTTTTGGCCTTAGGTCCCCAGCCTGAAGGGTGCTGACACAAAATACCTGGAGCACTGCACTAGGAGTCAGCGAAAGAAAAAACCCAGGCAGGAATCTGGGCTGGGGCACGCACTGGCTGAGTGGAGCTGGGTTACTTCACCTTCCTCATCAGCAAAATAAGGACGATGCCCTCCCACTTCCCAGGAACACGGATGTGCAAGTGTAGACTCCACCTCCTCGCAGAGGGGGCCACCAGTTCTCCTCCCACCGGCACTTCAGCATGTCAAGGGCTCCAGAAGGTGGCTTGACACTCCCCCAGGGGACCCTCCCCAACCAACCGCCCTGGCCTGTCCCCAACAagctggggagggtgggcagcCTCCAGGATGACCCCTCCCTGAGACACCAACACCAGAGTCCTTCCCAGATGGCAAccacctgtcccctgcccccacaacTTTCTCTGGAATGTTCAAGTGGAAAACTCAAGCCGACTGGTTTTTCTGCTTACCAGGCCTGGCCCTAACCAGCCATGTGACAGGGTTGGGGAGTAGATTTCTCAAGGCTGCTTCTGTCCCTAGACATGAGGCTCTTTGTCGTCTAGATGGTCTAGGGTGGTGGGCCAGGCTCTGGTGACCTGGCTAGACAAGAaggctgggggtaggggtggcGGGGAGCTGTTTGAAACCACCTTTGAAATACAGTCCTTCTGAACCAATAACCCCCTTCCCTTCACCCGCCAACTCTAGAACAACAACCTCCCAGGACCTCTCCCAGGCCTCGAACCAGCATCCATCCAGGGCTCAGGTGTCCTCATACTCCCCTAATAACTATGCTGGAAACAAATTATCATACCCTCTGGTGTGTTTAGAGTCCCCTGTGATCCCAGGGCCCTCCTAGAATTAGAGCACAACACCTGCCCAGTCCCATTAGGCAAGGAGATAAGCTCTGGAGTTAGGACACACCCTACTGGCCCTTGACTGCATCAGGACTGGCTCTAAGGGGAGGGGCCGTGTCACGCTGGCTGGCCCAGGTGTCCCCTCCTGGAGGGGGCACTAACCCAGCCACCAGCTGAACCCTCACCTAAGCATTCACTAGTGCCCTGAACCTCTCTATGATTATTCAGTAAAATTACTTTGCACCAGATGAACAAAACGTAGCTCCTGTTCTCAACCAGCCTATGGTGGACACAGGGAAGGCCAATCCTACAATACTACACAGAAGACACTGACAAATGCTTGGAGAACGTGGGGAAGATGAGAGTAGCTTCAACTCAGGAAACCTGGGAAGGCTTGAGGAGGAGGTGGTAGTTACACTGGGCCTTAAAAGATGTCTAGGACTCAGGCAACTGGGTATCAAACACTCTACCCAGCAGGGGATGGTGGTGAGGGAAGACCTACAGGCAGGGTGCCTGGTGGAGGAGCATGAGAATGGAGTGTATGGGTGGGAAGAGTTAGGAGCAGACCAGACAGGGGAGGCTTGGAATGCTCTGATGAAGTTCCAAGAGTGGAACTCTCCAAGAATGGAGAGTccctgaaggtttttttttaaattaaccatttGGAATCCTGAGGGCTTTGGAGCAGAAGAATGCCATTATTGATTtaaaaggaagaggctgaggcacaaaatataatttgaagagTTTACTTGAGCCAAAGTGAGAACAGCTGCCTGGAAGACTCAGAAGCAAGTAACCTTGGTTTTGAGCTCTGGCCTTGGTTACaagcaggtttttaaaggcaaTAAAGGTTGACAGGCAGTGGGCTGATACGAAGTTGTTTGTCAGGAATTATCATTGGTTagcagaaataacattgattagtgattggctgTATATGTTGTTAAGCTATAGGGTGTGGGTTATAGTGTGGTGTGGCATGGTTAGGTTAATTTATAGCTACCTGTGTGTGGCAACAGCAAGCAGTTTCAGGAGATGAATACATAGCTCAAAGGGGGTGTAGGACGTGATTGTTGTCTCATTTGAATGTCTGTCTCTCTGGgcttgataattttaaaagactcacattcctcagataaaagttcttttcttttctcaccaaGATTAAATCGGCTGTAGTAAGAGCAGCTACTCTTGCAACTGCCGAAGGATGGAATGCAGTGGAACTAGGACCTGAAACGAAGCCGCCACCGCTACCCTACACTGGGGAGAGGAGACGGCAGCGGGGCAGGGTTCCCAAGGGAGGCGATTCCGCGAAAGATGTGCTGAGTTCcgggggtgggaggatggtttaTTTCTCTGCTGGAGAAGAGAAATGGTGGAGAGCTGATCTGAGCCATTTCAGCTCAGCCCAGCAAATATCTGCAACAGCACAAACTGCTAGTTTCCCACCTTGACTCTCAAGACGAATAGACCACCAGAGACCCTGGTTCTGCCTCCTCTACCCtatctgcacctcagtttccccgcctGTAAAGGGGACGGAGGGGTTTGGAGGAGGACCTTTACAGTCTGTCCTAGCTCTTTCTAGAGTCCACGACTACAGGATGGGTCCAGGTCCCGCGCTCCGTCCGGCCAGCTTGGGCGCCCCGCTGTGGAGCACCGAGCCACCTAGCCGGCTCTCGGACGACAAGAGCCACTCCTGGCGCCTCTCGCCCGCGCCGGCGGCACAGAAAGTCCGGCGCCCGCCCAGGGCGGCGACTGAGGGCAGGGAGCAAGCCAGGTGTACAGCCAGCCGGGCGCGGGCCAACGCAGGGCCTCCTCGGCTTGCCAAGGGCCTGCCCGGCGGCCGCCCAGAGCTAGAGCCCGGAACCGAGGACAACCGGAGCGGCGCAGCCCACACTCCCCGCGAGGATTCTGAGCCGGGAGGGGCTGAGAGGCGCTCCGCAAGTGGCGGGGCCAGGTGCGGCGCGAGGGGCGGCAGGGTGCGGGGCCCGCGGGGATTGCGCAGGGCGCAAGGGgcggggctggaggtggggtcGCACAGGTCTCTGGGATTACGTAAGGAAACGTGAccgggggcggggagagggtgGAGCTCCGGCCGGAAGTGGGCAGGGCTCCGAGCAGAGGCGGGAGGCGGGGCGTGGGCAGGACGTCCCCCGCGAGGCGCACGCCGGGTATCGGCCGAGGGCATGCTCCGCTGGACCCGAGCCTGGAGGCTCCCCCATGGGGCGCTCGGTGCCCCCGGTTCCAGTTTCTCGAGGGTGCCTGTGGCACCTAGCAGCAGCGGCAGCCGAGAGGGCGCCGAGCCGAGGTCAGTCAACGGCGCCGGGCGGGAGGCCGTCCTCCGCTCCTCGCCCTCCCGCCCGGCCCCTacagccccacctccccacctcggGCCCGCCCCTCCCAGGACTCTGCCCCCAcgtcccttcccccttccctcgcTCAGGCCCTGCCCCCGTCCTTGCCCCCTCCCGCCAGGCCGCTGCTGCTTTCCTACAAGCTTCTGGACGGGGAGGCGGCCCTCCCGGCCGTCGTCTTTCTGCACGGGCTCTTAGGCAGCAAAACTAACTTCAACTCTATCGCCAAGGCCTTGGCCCAGCAGACAGGCCGAAGGGTGAGCTTCCGGGTGGGGCGGGGACCAGTGGGGGTGGGACCTGAGTGGGCGGGGCCTAGGAGACCAGGGCGGGGCACTCGTTTCtggtccccccccccacccccggaggAGGGGTGGCAGGTTTCAGACAAGGTAACCCCgcattagaaatgaaaacagttcTTCCAAGGATGGAGGCCTCACAGACAGACCCAGGCCCTAGCTGGACCCCCATTCATTCCCTCATGTTGCCGCCTTCATTCATGGTATAGATCCCCATTTGCCTGCTCCACACTGAGCTAGGCTTGGCTGGCCAATACCGAGGCGCCAACACCCTGCCCATGAAGGTGCCAGTTTCACCAGGGATGACGGCGAGCTCACCACCTCTATGGCAGCCCCATTCTTTTGTGCTACAACTATTGGAAATTCTCGGAGTCTCCTTTCTGGCTTTCCCTGGGATTGCCTTCCAGTCAGGACTAACCTTCAGAGACACGGTCACACCCCTTGGGCCTTCCTCATCTCTGGCAGAGTGGCCCCAGATTCTTCATCTGGGCTTCCTGGGCCTGGGAACTGGGTCCTCCCACGATCTGggccctccctctcctcaggAACTGTCGCCAGGCTCAGGAACACCCCCGACCTGCAGTTGCTACCAGGCCTTCAGCCATCCACACCCAGTAGTGGATGCCAGCACTGCCCTGTCTCACCCCATTCCCCAGGTGCTGACAGTGGATGCTCGGAACCATGGTGACAGCCCCCACAGCCCAGACATGAGCTACGAAGCCATGAGCCAGGACCTGCAgggcctcctgccccagctgggCCTGGTGCCCTGCGTCCTCGTTGGCCACAGCATGGGAGGAAAGACAGCCATGCTGCTGGCACTACAAAGGGTGAGCAGCCCCTGTCTGGGGCCTCCTCCCATCCAGTATACACCCTGAGTGCTCAGCAGGACACCTGGGACTCAAGCCTTGGATGGCCAAGTTCAGGCTCTGGAAACTGTGCCTGAAACTCACTGTGTCTGCCCTGAGACTGGTCCCCAGTCCAGTTCTTTTCCACAGCCAGAGCTGGTGGAACGTCTGGTTGCCGTAGACATCAGCCCGGTGGAGACCGCATCCAGCTCAGGCTTCGAAGCCTATATGGCAGCCATGAGGGCCATAGACATCCCAGATGAAGTGCCCCGCTCCCACGCCCGAAAACTGGCCGATGGGCAGCTCAGCTCTGTTGTCCAGGTGATGTACCCAAGCCCCCAGATAGCGCTGTAGGTTGGGACCTGTCGAGGGAAGAGTGGTGGGCCCAGGCCTCACAAGGATCCCCCCTAACTGCCAGGCCCCCACAGGACATGGCCGTGCGGCAATTCCTGCTCACCAACCTGGTGGAGGTAGGTGGGCGCTTCACATGGAGGGTGAACTTGGATGCCTTGACCCAGCACCTGGACAAGATCATGGCTTTCCCACTGCAACAGGAATCCTACCCCGGGCCAACCCTCTTCCTCCTTGGTGGAAACTCCAAATTCGTGCAGTAAGCCAGCCTGGGCAGTGGGAGGGGCatacccacccccagcctggggagCCTGCCTGGGGTGGCTTGGGCATAGGCAGGGGGCACCTGAGAGCCCAGAAATGTCACTGGGCATGAGGGCTCACGCGGCTCTCCGTCTCTCCCTACCCTGC is a genomic window containing:
- the ABHD11 gene encoding sn-1-specific diacylglycerol lipase ABHD11 isoform X1, giving the protein MLRWTRAWRLPHGALGAPGSSFSRVPVAPSSSGSREGAEPRPLLLSYKLLDGEAALPAVVFLHGLLGSKTNFNSIAKALAQQTGRRVLTVDARNHGDSPHSPDMSYEAMSQDLQGLLPQLGLVPCVLVGHSMGGKTAMLLALQRPELVERLVAVDISPVETASSSGFEAYMAAMRAIDIPDEVPRSHARKLADGQLSSVVQDMAVRQFLLTNLVEVGGRFTWRVNLDALTQHLDKIMAFPLQQESYPGPTLFLLGGNSKFVHPSHHPEIMRLFPRAQMQTVPNAGHWVHADRPQDFMAAIRGFLV
- the ABHD11 gene encoding sn-1-specific diacylglycerol lipase ABHD11 isoform X3 gives rise to the protein MLRWTRAWRLPHGALGAPGSSFSRVPVAPSSSGSREGAEPRPLLLSYKLLDGEAALPAVVFLHGLLGSKTNFNSIAKALAQQTGRRVLTVDARNHGDSPHSPDMSYEAMSQDLQGLLPQLGLVPCVLVGHSMGGKTAMLLALQRPELVERLVAVDISPVETASSSGFEAYMAAMRAIDIPDEVPRSHARKLADGQLSSVVQAPTGHGRAAIPAHQPGGGRWALHMEGELGCLDPAPGQDHGFPTATGILPRANPLPPWWKLQIRASQPPP
- the ABHD11 gene encoding sn-1-specific diacylglycerol lipase ABHD11 isoform X5, with protein sequence MLRWTRAWRLPHGALGAPGSSFSRVPVAPSSSGSREGAEPRPLLLSYKLLDGEAALPAVVFLHGLLGSKTNFNSIAKALAQQTGRRVLTVDARNHGDSPHSPDMSYEAMSQDLQGLLPQLGLVPCVLVGHSMGGKTAMLLALQRSQPPP
- the ABHD11 gene encoding sn-1-specific diacylglycerol lipase ABHD11 isoform X4, with amino-acid sequence MLRWTRAWRLPHGALGAPGSSFSRVPVAPSSSGSREGAEPRPLLLSYKLLDGEAALPAVVFLHGLLGSKTNFNSIAKALAQQTGRRVLTVDARNHGDSPHSPDMSYEAMSQDLQGLLPQLGLVPCVLVGHSMGGKTAMLLALQRDMAVRQFLLTNLVEVGGRFTWRVNLDALTQHLDKIMAFPLQQESYPGPTLFLLGGNSKFVHPSHHPEIMRLFPRAQMQTVPNAGHWVHADRPQDFMAAIRGFLV
- the ABHD11 gene encoding sn-1-specific diacylglycerol lipase ABHD11 isoform X2, coding for MLRWTRAWRLPHGALGAPGSSFSRVPVAPSSSGSREGAEPRSLLDGEAALPAVVFLHGLLGSKTNFNSIAKALAQQTGRRVLTVDARNHGDSPHSPDMSYEAMSQDLQGLLPQLGLVPCVLVGHSMGGKTAMLLALQRPELVERLVAVDISPVETASSSGFEAYMAAMRAIDIPDEVPRSHARKLADGQLSSVVQDMAVRQFLLTNLVEVGGRFTWRVNLDALTQHLDKIMAFPLQQESYPGPTLFLLGGNSKFVHPSHHPEIMRLFPRAQMQTVPNAGHWVHADRPQDFMAAIRGFLV